Proteins encoded within one genomic window of Bacillus sp. 1NLA3E:
- a CDS encoding cupin domain-containing protein: MSEKTVTKTEKYNYLSQKPGVQLIKAGTYAKKELNGLLGIPALKSQIIDVPICSKDNALSLGYFSMQPSEDFEFTYTYLEVKVILSGKIVVRDDHGVKYVAEVGDVLIFTPETTVIFDKESDGEAIYTGHRLPEPSFM; the protein is encoded by the coding sequence ATGAGTGAAAAAACCGTAACCAAAACAGAAAAGTACAATTATTTGAGTCAAAAGCCTGGAGTGCAGTTAATCAAAGCAGGAACTTATGCAAAGAAAGAATTAAATGGTCTGCTTGGAATTCCGGCATTAAAAAGTCAAATTATTGACGTACCCATCTGTTCAAAAGATAACGCATTATCACTTGGATATTTCTCGATGCAGCCGTCAGAGGATTTTGAATTCACGTATACCTACTTAGAAGTTAAAGTCATTTTGAGTGGAAAGATTGTCGTCCGTGACGATCATGGAGTCAAGTATGTGGCAGAGGTGGGAGATGTTTTAATCTTTACTCCAGAAACAACGGTCATCTTTGATAAAGAAAGTGATGGAGAGGCAATTTATACTGGGCACCGACTGCCTGAACCTTCATTTATGTAA
- a CDS encoding acyl-CoA dehydrogenase family protein: MAIENTVLNEGVMEIPNWWKCPTGYESLHERAHALGKKELLPRASISDQKSIYPTNSLKAIAEAGFGAVTIPVEEGGLGKGFTGFAVLAESFAQYCASSTMCWVMHTAAVQTLYSAGTIEQRQRFIPGVLKGEIGALAFSEPATGGHFWNVVSSAPRNGQGYLLNADKSFVTSAGEANWYIVCTSYPDSVEADKLMFLIVDKDQDGVECFPYSAMGLRGNSSGPMKFKDVYVPRNNLLGSEGGMLYFNDNVIDPLFLLGTSACWIGIAQGALNAALDGAKKKVHADTGKSVSGYQVIRHELAKAQILIDSAKSMLYRTSEAMDQSLADGQTLSTCLYPLWELKTYAADMVIQVTNQALQISGGRGYLTGQIEKFVRDGRAGALMGPTNEILREWIGLTLIEAPWFE; the protein is encoded by the coding sequence TTGGCAATCGAAAATACAGTTTTAAATGAAGGAGTTATGGAAATTCCAAACTGGTGGAAGTGTCCAACTGGTTATGAGAGCTTGCATGAAAGGGCACACGCGCTCGGGAAAAAAGAATTGCTACCGCGGGCATCAATTTCTGATCAGAAAAGCATTTACCCGACTAATAGTTTAAAGGCAATCGCTGAGGCTGGTTTTGGTGCAGTAACAATTCCCGTTGAGGAAGGCGGTCTTGGGAAAGGATTTACAGGATTTGCGGTGTTAGCTGAAAGTTTTGCCCAATACTGTGCATCTTCTACTATGTGTTGGGTCATGCATACTGCTGCAGTCCAAACACTTTATTCCGCAGGTACGATTGAACAGAGACAACGATTTATCCCAGGTGTACTCAAAGGAGAAATTGGAGCATTAGCATTTAGTGAACCAGCAACTGGGGGGCATTTTTGGAATGTGGTTAGTTCTGCTCCAAGGAATGGTCAAGGGTATTTATTAAATGCTGATAAATCATTTGTCACCAGCGCTGGTGAAGCAAATTGGTATATCGTTTGCACAAGTTACCCTGATAGTGTCGAAGCGGATAAGCTTATGTTCCTAATTGTTGATAAGGATCAGGATGGGGTCGAATGTTTTCCTTATTCAGCCATGGGCTTGCGTGGTAATTCCAGCGGTCCAATGAAATTCAAAGATGTGTATGTTCCTCGCAATAATCTCCTTGGAAGTGAAGGTGGGATGCTCTATTTTAATGATAATGTTATAGATCCGTTGTTTTTATTAGGGACTTCAGCATGCTGGATAGGGATTGCGCAAGGAGCGCTGAACGCGGCCTTAGATGGGGCAAAGAAAAAAGTTCACGCAGATACTGGAAAGTCAGTTTCTGGTTATCAAGTTATCAGGCATGAACTGGCTAAAGCTCAAATCTTAATTGACAGTGCTAAAAGTATGCTTTATCGAACCTCTGAAGCAATGGATCAGAGCCTAGCTGATGGTCAAACATTATCTACTTGTTTATACCCGCTTTGGGAGTTGAAAACGTACGCTGCCGATATGGTTATCCAAGTAACCAATCAAGCGCTCCAAATTTCAGGTGGTAGAGGTTATTTAACTGGTCAAATTGAAAAATTTGTCCGTGATGGTC